In the genome of Spirochaetia bacterium, one region contains:
- a CDS encoding class I SAM-dependent methyltransferase, producing MSQFDFDGQSFDGIAGVYDDVRPGYGTDVYAYIHTLKPYGRDSDILEIGSGTGIATREIADFWKARITALEPGDHLIAKAKERLRTYRNVELVKTRFEDFETTELFDSIFSATAFHWIDPGVKYEKAASLLKDNGLLAMYWNNFKLKDENMQDVVEEVYVRHGMQVYDEPVEEIQKENMQRRMDEIGCSGYFKLVAHQLFPHVFVYDAEAYIKLLRTFSDHSKGKVPQIEKLFQEIKELVLEAGSKVDVSVAVDLDVAQET from the coding sequence ATGTCTCAGTTTGATTTTGATGGACAATCGTTCGATGGAATTGCAGGAGTATATGATGATGTCAGGCCAGGATATGGTACTGATGTGTATGCCTATATACATACTCTGAAACCATATGGCCGTGATTCCGATATATTGGAGATCGGAAGCGGAACAGGCATAGCAACAAGGGAAATTGCTGATTTCTGGAAAGCAAGGATAACTGCACTTGAACCAGGTGACCATCTGATTGCGAAGGCGAAAGAACGTCTTCGTACCTATCGGAACGTTGAACTGGTCAAGACAAGATTTGAAGATTTTGAAACCACGGAATTGTTTGACAGTATTTTTTCTGCAACAGCATTTCATTGGATTGATCCTGGAGTAAAATATGAAAAGGCTGCCTCATTATTGAAAGATAATGGCCTGTTGGCTATGTATTGGAACAATTTCAAGCTAAAAGATGAGAACATGCAGGATGTTGTGGAAGAAGTGTATGTTCGCCACGGTATGCAAGTCTATGATGAACCTGTCGAAGAAATCCAGAAAGAGAACATGCAGAGACGAATGGATGAAATAGGGTGCAGCGGATATTTCAAGCTTGTGGCTCATCAGTTGTTTCCCCATGTATTTGTCTATGACGCTGAGGCATACATAAAGCTTCTGCGGACCTTTTCTGACCATTCAAAGGGAAAAGTCCCGCAGATTGAGAAACTGTTCCAAGAGATAAAGGAACTTGTCCTTGAAGCAGGAAGCAAGGTGGATGTCTCAGTTGCGGTTGACCTTGATGTGGCGCAGGAAACCTGA
- the amrS gene encoding AmmeMemoRadiSam system radical SAM enzyme — MNCNFCFRHCSIPEKGRGFCKVRQVRAGKLVSINYGYLEALSVDPMEKKPLYHFLPGTRTLSVAEPGCNFSCDFCQNWQLSQEERAAGATFVAPQKLVDLAIEQQVPSISFTYSEPIVWQDYMLDCAVLAKAKGLRTVMVTNGSFSPETLPMISRLIDAFNIDLKGDGNYYRTICKGELAPVLDGIAYLVAQKCHVEVTTLLVEGIHDAAMVSRLGKELYQRGVQVWHLSRFFPMYKMQDRHATSESFLADMLKVARGAGIPFVYGGNTSGTTATYCPSCHKMLASDHGYDGSAGLEFRKNLDASGHCVSCGAQIYGVFA, encoded by the coding sequence ATGAATTGCAATTTTTGTTTTCGGCATTGTAGTATCCCTGAAAAAGGAAGAGGTTTCTGCAAGGTCCGTCAGGTCCGTGCGGGGAAACTTGTAAGTATCAATTATGGTTATCTGGAAGCTTTGTCAGTAGACCCGATGGAAAAGAAGCCACTCTATCATTTCCTACCTGGTACCAGAACTCTTTCAGTTGCAGAACCCGGTTGTAATTTTTCTTGTGATTTTTGTCAGAATTGGCAATTGTCACAGGAAGAAAGAGCTGCTGGGGCAACGTTTGTTGCTCCTCAGAAACTGGTTGATCTTGCAATCGAGCAGCAAGTTCCTTCCATCAGCTTTACCTATAGTGAACCGATTGTATGGCAAGACTATATGCTTGACTGTGCCGTATTGGCAAAAGCCAAGGGATTGCGGACAGTCATGGTTACCAACGGCAGCTTTTCTCCTGAAACGCTTCCTATGATTTCAAGGCTCATTGATGCTTTTAACATTGATCTTAAGGGGGATGGAAATTACTATCGGACAATCTGCAAGGGAGAGCTTGCCCCTGTACTGGATGGGATTGCCTACTTGGTTGCACAGAAATGTCATGTCGAAGTGACGACATTGCTGGTCGAAGGTATCCACGATGCGGCTATGGTAAGCAGACTTGGCAAAGAGCTTTATCAACGTGGTGTGCAAGTCTGGCATCTGTCCAGGTTTTTCCCTATGTACAAAATGCAGGATCGTCATGCAACAAGCGAGTCTTTCCTTGCTGATATGCTCAAAGTGGCGAGAGGAGCTGGAATTCCGTTTGTCTACGGTGGCAACACCAGTGGAACGACGGCAACATACTGTCCTTCGTGCCACAAGATGCTTGCATCTGACCATGGCTATGACGGGAGCGCCGGCCTGGAATTTAGAAAGAATCTTGATGCAAGCGGCCATTGTGTTTCCTGCGGTGCTCAGATTTATGGGGTATTTGCTTGA
- the amrA gene encoding AmmeMemoRadiSam system protein A, with protein MTTEERKVLLELARNAVKEHLGLPFKEPEIKGLEEKRGAFVTLNEGKDLRGCIGYIIGIKPLYKQIPMLAVEAAFADPRFPPVRKEEYSLLSFEISILSVPRTIAELDEFVLHRDGIILTVGSYRAVFLPQVADETGWSKQEMLDALSRKAGLPADAWKSRNAIFQTFTAEVFS; from the coding sequence ATGACGACGGAGGAAAGAAAGGTATTGCTTGAACTTGCAAGGAATGCCGTGAAAGAACACTTGGGATTGCCCTTCAAAGAGCCTGAGATCAAAGGCTTGGAAGAGAAAAGGGGAGCTTTCGTGACACTCAATGAGGGAAAGGACCTGAGAGGGTGTATCGGGTACATCATCGGTATCAAGCCGCTGTATAAGCAGATTCCCATGCTTGCCGTAGAAGCTGCCTTTGCTGATCCGAGGTTCCCCCCTGTCAGAAAAGAAGAGTATTCCCTTCTGTCATTCGAGATTTCGATTCTTTCCGTACCCAGAACAATTGCAGAACTGGATGAATTCGTCTTGCACCGGGACGGCATTATTCTGACAGTCGGTTCGTATCGTGCCGTATTTCTTCCTCAGGTTGCCGATGAGACAGGGTGGTCAAAGCAGGAAATGCTTGATGCCTTAAGCAGAAAGGCGGGTTTGCCTGCTGATGCATGGAAAAGCAGGAATGCCATTTTCCAGACATTCACTGCGGAGGTTTTTTCATGA
- the amrB gene encoding AmmeMemoRadiSam system protein B, whose translation MIRKQRFAGTWYPRDRASLEKITHLDAVEDPKVRFGVVPHAGLFYSAPLIRLFFSALESDIDKLVVIAPSHYFALPSDILGSGSFSAFETPLGYVEGFSLSCFDGGYEEVTAAEHAVEMILPFAVARGKLFLCVAHVNDFTDAAIATGYAEKILAAIDTHTAVLASSDFTHYGINFGYVPYGNTVNGQVEERVREYDRDMAERFCRGEGLSAYSLAKKQHSTICGIAPMLVVSEIARLAGYEGQVAGQADSLEKSGSENNFVSYVTILWRHA comes from the coding sequence ATGATACGAAAACAAAGATTTGCCGGTACGTGGTATCCTCGTGATAGGGCTTCGTTGGAAAAGATAACACATTTGGATGCAGTGGAAGACCCGAAAGTACGCTTTGGTGTTGTTCCCCATGCAGGGCTTTTCTATTCGGCTCCGTTGATTCGTTTGTTTTTTTCTGCATTGGAAAGTGACATAGACAAATTGGTAGTCATTGCTCCTTCCCATTATTTTGCACTGCCGTCTGATATCCTTGGTAGCGGCAGTTTCAGCGCTTTTGAGACTCCGTTAGGATATGTAGAGGGTTTTTCTCTTTCTTGTTTTGATGGTGGCTATGAAGAAGTGACAGCGGCCGAACATGCTGTGGAGATGATTCTTCCCTTTGCAGTGGCAAGGGGAAAGCTGTTTCTCTGTGTTGCCCATGTCAATGATTTCACTGATGCTGCCATTGCGACTGGATATGCTGAGAAAATTCTTGCTGCCATTGATACACATACGGCTGTACTTGCAAGCAGTGATTTTACCCACTATGGGATCAACTTCGGTTATGTCCCCTATGGAAATACGGTCAACGGACAGGTTGAGGAACGGGTACGGGAGTATGACAGGGATATGGCAGAACGGTTTTGCAGAGGTGAAGGTCTCAGTGCCTATTCCTTGGCCAAGAAACAGCATTCTACTATCTGTGGCATTGCACCGATGCTGGTGGTATCGGAAATTGCGAGACTTGCCGGTTACGAGGGACAGGTCGCCGGTCAGGCTGATTCATTGGAAAAATCCGGTAGTGAAAACAACTTCGTATCGTACGTAACGATTCTGTGGAGGCATGCATGA
- a CDS encoding TetR/AcrR family transcriptional regulator produces MRKNDIRLVKTQKAIRLALFRLLDKKPIEKITITELTAKAGICRKTFYLHFHSIGEVLEDFNAEQLKNIEDSIKEIPFTDLRSFLVKLAESITSAPLDLDYMRNIAATAQSYRLEFNLVAATADSVAVKLKEALPVAKREEAERYALFISSTISLIILSWLRQPYAADSLEETAQTAIDLCLNGLHDRF; encoded by the coding sequence ATGAGAAAAAACGATATAAGATTGGTCAAGACACAGAAAGCTATAAGACTGGCTTTATTCCGATTGTTGGATAAGAAGCCAATTGAAAAGATTACCATAACTGAACTTACGGCAAAGGCCGGTATCTGTAGAAAAACCTTTTATCTGCATTTTCATTCAATCGGAGAAGTCCTGGAAGATTTCAACGCAGAACAACTGAAGAACATAGAAGACAGCATCAAGGAAATTCCTTTTACTGACCTTAGATCATTCCTTGTCAAGCTTGCAGAAAGCATTACCTCTGCGCCCCTTGATCTCGATTATATGCGAAACATTGCCGCTACAGCACAAAGTTATCGCTTGGAATTCAATCTTGTCGCTGCCACAGCCGACAGTGTTGCAGTGAAACTGAAAGAAGCCCTGCCGGTAGCAAAAAGAGAAGAAGCTGAACGCTATGCCCTGTTCATCAGTTCTACCATCAGTCTCATCATACTTTCATGGTTGAGACAACCATACGCTGCAGACAGCCTTGAAGAAACAGCACAGACAGCTATCGACCTTTGCTTAAATGGATTGCATGACAGATTTTAA
- the ftsH gene encoding ATP-dependent zinc metalloprotease FtsH — protein sequence MNEVKKPDNNKLIRYYIWVLFVILLLNLLVVPMVAQRNIETVDYGTFLSMLNKKEIQTVQVEENEIYFTSKTDTNLSGVQSDTTKLYKTTTFEDPTLVDRLYASGCSFGRVAPKELSPLASFLLTWIFPILLFIFIGRMMANRMGGMGGLGNAMQFGKSNAKVYVPSSTGIKFKDVAGEEEAKDLLREIVDFLEHGDKYRAIGANLPKGALLVGPPGTGKTMLAKAVAGEANVPFFSISGSEFVEMFVGMGAAKVRDLFKQANEKAPCIVFIDEIDAIGQKRNGGGLGGNDEREQTLNQLLTEMDGFDPSKGVVILAATNRPESLDPALLRPGRFDRRIPVELPDLIGREAILKVHAQHVHLASEVDLKAIALAATGMSGAELANIINEAALRAVRNKRNEVCQQDLEESIEVVAAGYQKKNKVLSDEERKIVSYHEIGHALVAALQTNSAPVSKITIIPRTSGALGYTMQVDETEHNLMSKEELENKIATLTGGRVAEEIVFHSITTGASNDIEQATKLARAMITRFGMSDAFGMVALETVTNQYLGGDTSLACSADTAAQIDKMVIAEVQKQYEKAKQLLASHRQKLDELAAYLLKEETITGKQFMEILNKEKELPDTEVSDKAPTTKEEEA from the coding sequence ATGAATGAAGTAAAGAAGCCTGACAACAACAAACTTATCAGATACTACATATGGGTACTGTTCGTAATCCTGCTGCTCAATCTGCTGGTTGTACCTATGGTAGCACAGCGCAATATAGAGACAGTTGACTACGGGACTTTCCTTTCAATGCTCAACAAAAAGGAAATCCAGACTGTACAGGTAGAAGAGAACGAAATCTATTTTACCAGCAAGACAGATACAAATTTGTCCGGAGTCCAATCAGATACCACAAAGCTCTACAAGACAACGACCTTTGAAGATCCTACACTGGTAGACCGGCTCTATGCCTCAGGCTGTTCCTTCGGCAGGGTAGCTCCAAAAGAACTTTCACCCCTTGCTTCTTTCCTGCTTACATGGATCTTCCCGATTCTCCTTTTCATCTTCATCGGAAGAATGATGGCAAACCGTATGGGCGGCATGGGAGGTCTTGGCAATGCCATGCAATTCGGAAAAAGCAATGCAAAGGTCTATGTCCCTTCCAGCACAGGTATCAAATTCAAGGATGTCGCAGGCGAAGAAGAGGCAAAGGATCTGTTACGGGAGATAGTTGACTTCCTTGAGCATGGTGACAAATACCGGGCAATAGGAGCAAATCTACCGAAAGGAGCTCTGCTGGTAGGACCTCCTGGAACCGGTAAGACAATGCTTGCAAAAGCTGTTGCAGGGGAAGCAAACGTACCATTCTTCTCCATAAGTGGCTCTGAATTCGTTGAAATGTTCGTTGGTATGGGTGCAGCGAAGGTAAGAGACTTGTTCAAGCAAGCCAATGAAAAAGCTCCTTGTATTGTCTTCATTGACGAAATCGATGCAATCGGACAGAAAAGGAACGGTGGCGGCCTGGGCGGTAACGATGAACGTGAACAGACTTTGAACCAACTGCTTACTGAAATGGATGGATTTGATCCATCCAAAGGTGTCGTCATCCTGGCTGCAACGAACCGTCCTGAAAGTCTCGATCCCGCCTTGCTGAGGCCTGGCCGTTTCGACCGAAGGATTCCTGTGGAATTGCCGGATCTCATCGGCCGTGAAGCCATTCTGAAAGTCCACGCCCAGCATGTGCATCTTGCTTCCGAGGTAGACCTCAAGGCAATAGCATTGGCAGCAACAGGAATGAGTGGTGCAGAACTTGCAAATATCATCAACGAAGCAGCTCTCAGAGCCGTAAGGAACAAACGGAATGAAGTCTGCCAACAGGATCTTGAAGAAAGCATTGAAGTTGTAGCAGCCGGTTACCAAAAGAAGAACAAAGTACTTTCGGATGAAGAAAGAAAAATCGTTTCTTATCATGAAATCGGACATGCACTTGTTGCTGCGCTTCAGACCAACAGTGCCCCTGTATCGAAAATTACAATAATACCACGGACCAGCGGGGCACTGGGTTATACGATGCAGGTTGATGAAACCGAACATAACCTGATGAGCAAGGAAGAACTTGAAAACAAGATCGCAACACTCACAGGCGGCAGGGTAGCTGAGGAAATCGTCTTCCATTCCATCACCACAGGAGCCTCAAATGATATTGAGCAGGCAACGAAACTTGCAAGGGCAATGATCACCAGATTCGGTATGAGCGATGCATTCGGCATGGTAGCCTTGGAAACCGTCACCAACCAATATCTAGGAGGAGATACCTCCCTTGCCTGTTCCGCTGATACAGCAGCTCAGATTGACAAGATGGTCATCGCAGAAGTACAGAAACAATATGAGAAGGCAAAGCAGCTACTTGCTTCCCATAGGCAGAAACTTGATGAACTTGCTGCTTATCTGCTGAAAGAAGAAACGATAACAGGCAAGCAGTTCATGGAAATTCTCAACAAGGAAAAGGAACTGCCGGATACAGAAGTCTCAGACAAGGCGCCTACGACCAAAGAAGAAGAGGCATAA
- a CDS encoding LacI family transcriptional regulator, whose translation MLGSMIGVKEIAKLAGTSPATVSNVLNEKSNVSKAMREKVLSICRENGYNQSKNGRLAKKGKTRTLLFTFSDFDRSFYLEVIHGIHDYAYAHDYELLICTGRVCEKYMEPSMTSGCIALDGKLPSQILERKANETYPVVVLDRTSASPYIKSILVNNYDSMYELVNTLAKRGLKTFSFLGGIEGSEDNKERFQAFIDALKDNGITFTRDGYIAGDWHENSGIRAAQILLLTENPPDVLVCANDNMAMGAIKTFNQNELIVGKDISVTGFDNNLIAEYNDITTIDIPDYERGYLAAQALVGNIEGAMNRDTFRIKAKLIWRGSTTKR comes from the coding sequence ATGCTTGGCAGTATGATCGGTGTAAAAGAAATTGCAAAGCTTGCAGGTACTTCACCTGCAACAGTCTCAAATGTACTCAATGAGAAATCAAATGTCAGCAAAGCAATGAGAGAAAAAGTCCTGTCCATTTGCCGGGAAAATGGCTACAACCAAAGCAAAAACGGACGGCTTGCAAAAAAAGGAAAAACAAGGACCCTGCTCTTTACTTTCAGTGATTTCGATCGTTCCTTTTACCTTGAAGTCATCCATGGCATCCATGACTATGCATACGCCCATGATTATGAACTGCTCATCTGTACAGGACGGGTATGTGAAAAATACATGGAACCGTCCATGACCAGCGGGTGCATAGCCTTGGATGGCAAACTACCTTCACAGATCCTGGAGCGAAAAGCAAATGAAACATATCCTGTGGTAGTACTGGACAGGACATCTGCAAGTCCTTATATAAAGAGCATATTGGTGAATAATTATGATTCCATGTATGAGCTGGTCAATACACTTGCCAAACGGGGGCTCAAGACTTTTTCCTTCTTGGGAGGTATCGAAGGCAGTGAAGACAACAAAGAAAGATTTCAAGCATTTATCGATGCTCTCAAAGACAATGGGATCACTTTTACACGAGATGGATACATTGCCGGTGATTGGCATGAAAACAGCGGCATCAGAGCCGCGCAGATTCTTCTGCTGACAGAAAATCCGCCGGATGTGCTTGTCTGTGCCAATGACAACATGGCCATGGGAGCCATCAAGACATTCAATCAGAATGAACTGATAGTCGGCAAAGATATATCTGTCACAGGTTTTGATAACAACCTTATTGCAGAATACAATGATATTACGACAATAGATATTCCTGATTACGAACGTGGTTACCTGGCTGCACAAGCATTGGTAGGGAATATTGAAGGTGCCATGAACAGAGATACATTCCGAATAAAAGCAAAACTTATCTGGCGTGGTTCTACTACAAAACGTTAA
- a CDS encoding ABC transporter substrate-binding protein encodes MLKKLYLILLGLLTAGFLFAQGTQETTSTSETSQQENQKIIIFQSKVEITDQLQAAVKDFTAETGIPVEIWETSGDSYVTQLRLKLAGDEVPTIFTVTPGVQADQLKDYLADISSSKVQQYIPDSLSLKENGKNVGVPYNVEGFGLVVNDSMVSDDDLASQDAFFKAINRLAAEGKNPLGLSQESYFLIGHILNTPFAIMDDPDAFIAKYEKGGVRLADQKEFQAFAKLMELIRSKCTNPMEINYDRSCGDFATGKTAMIHQGNWCYTMFKDYNVNFKMDLKALPLLGNKKLAVSVPYYWVVNSQVSETKQKEALQFLDWLYTSKKGMDYVVNQFKFVPAMSNIPTDSLDPLSADVAKAAGSGNTIPWVLNDWPMNIINSDFAPLTQEFLTDKSMSGIDFVNKLDDAYQARLKK; translated from the coding sequence ATGTTAAAAAAGTTATATCTAATTTTACTTGGATTGCTGACCGCAGGCTTCCTGTTTGCCCAAGGTACTCAGGAAACAACATCAACAAGCGAAACATCCCAGCAGGAAAACCAAAAAATAATCATCTTCCAGTCCAAGGTAGAGATTACTGACCAACTGCAGGCAGCAGTCAAGGACTTTACTGCAGAAACCGGCATACCAGTAGAAATCTGGGAAACTTCAGGAGACAGCTATGTGACACAGCTTCGCCTGAAACTTGCAGGAGATGAAGTACCGACTATCTTCACTGTGACTCCGGGTGTCCAAGCAGACCAGCTCAAGGACTATCTGGCCGATATCAGCAGCAGCAAGGTACAGCAATATATTCCGGACTCTTTGTCCCTGAAGGAAAATGGCAAGAATGTAGGAGTGCCATATAATGTAGAAGGTTTCGGCTTGGTAGTAAATGACAGCATGGTCAGCGATGATGACCTTGCATCCCAAGACGCATTCTTCAAAGCGATTAACAGACTTGCCGCTGAAGGAAAGAATCCACTCGGATTAAGCCAAGAATCTTATTTCCTTATCGGACATATTCTCAACACCCCGTTTGCCATTATGGACGATCCCGATGCTTTTATCGCCAAATATGAGAAAGGCGGCGTAAGACTTGCAGATCAAAAGGAATTCCAGGCCTTTGCAAAACTTATGGAACTGATCCGCAGCAAATGCACAAATCCGATGGAAATCAACTATGATCGCTCATGCGGAGACTTCGCTACCGGCAAGACAGCAATGATCCACCAAGGCAACTGGTGCTATACCATGTTCAAGGATTACAATGTCAACTTCAAGATGGACCTCAAGGCCTTGCCGTTGCTTGGCAACAAGAAACTTGCGGTTTCCGTCCCATACTATTGGGTTGTCAATTCCCAGGTCTCCGAAACAAAGCAAAAAGAGGCCCTGCAGTTCCTTGATTGGCTCTACACTTCCAAGAAAGGTATGGACTACGTAGTCAACCAGTTCAAGTTCGTTCCGGCTATGTCTAATATACCGACTGATTCACTTGATCCACTGAGTGCCGATGTTGCAAAGGCTGCTGGCTCAGGAAATACCATCCCCTGGGTACTCAATGATTGGCCGATGAATATCATCAATTCTGACTTTGCTCCGCTTACCCAAGAGTTCCTGACTGACAAGAGCATGAGTGGAATTGATTTTGTAAACAAGCTTGATGATGCATATCAGGCTCGCCTCAAGAAATAA
- a CDS encoding sugar ABC transporter permease gives MVTNKKQEKFWYFLFVFPALFAFIFVVIIPFFIGIGYSFVSWNGLATSKTTFVGLQNYRQLFSDVRFGSSAVHTIIFTVLSVLFINILGLLFALMVTTKLKINTVARTLFFMPNLIGGLILGYIWKFILSDTFKAIGEQTGWTKLFFNWLLDPTASLWALVVVITWQMAGYVMIIYITGIQSVPDEVIEASIIDGAGRVRRFFSITLPLIMPSVTICTFYTLSNCFKMYDTNLSLTNGGPGTSTELFAMNIFNEIFSFSHFGYGQAKAIIFFLFIAAITLTQVAITKRKEVQL, from the coding sequence ATGGTAACAAACAAGAAACAGGAAAAATTCTGGTATTTCCTGTTCGTCTTTCCTGCATTGTTTGCATTTATTTTTGTTGTAATCATACCGTTCTTCATCGGTATCGGATATTCCTTCGTCTCTTGGAATGGACTGGCAACAAGCAAGACTACCTTCGTAGGATTGCAAAACTACCGACAACTGTTCTCTGATGTACGTTTCGGCAGCAGTGCCGTCCATACAATCATCTTCACGGTACTGTCAGTCCTGTTCATCAACATCCTCGGTCTATTGTTTGCCCTCATGGTAACGACAAAACTGAAAATCAACACAGTAGCCCGTACGCTTTTCTTCATGCCAAACCTGATCGGTGGCCTGATCCTCGGCTATATCTGGAAATTCATCCTTTCAGATACCTTCAAGGCAATAGGGGAACAAACAGGATGGACAAAACTGTTCTTCAACTGGTTGCTCGATCCCACGGCATCACTGTGGGCATTGGTCGTTGTCATTACATGGCAGATGGCAGGATATGTCATGATTATTTACATTACAGGTATCCAATCCGTACCTGATGAAGTCATAGAAGCCTCCATCATAGACGGAGCAGGCAGAGTACGGCGTTTTTTCTCCATCACATTGCCTCTGATCATGCCATCGGTAACCATCTGTACATTCTATACGCTTTCGAATTGTTTCAAGATGTATGATACCAACCTCTCACTTACAAACGGAGGCCCCGGTACTTCTACAGAACTCTTTGCCATGAACATCTTCAATGAAATATTCTCCTTCAGCCATTTCGGCTATGGGCAGGCAAAAGCTATCATCTTCTTCCTGTTTATCGCAGCTATAACACTTACACAGGTAGCAATTACCAAGAGAAAGGAGGTACAGCTATGA
- a CDS encoding carbohydrate ABC transporter permease gives MTRSQRNFGKIMYSIFVLALGILFIYPLFIMAINSFKNRAELYMNPIALPHHALWKNYAEAARKMSFLNALGNSVFITVISLLFIITFSAMCAWMITRKNTKLSRFLFFLFVATMLIPFQTLMMPLVQMMKWSKQFLGLRVLNTYRGIIFMYIGFGMSLAVFLYSGFVKTIPVSLEEAATIDGCSSFSVFWKIVFPMLKSTTITVMILDIIWIWNDYLLPSLVLNDKALRTIPLSTSSFFGVFTIQWNEAMAGLTMTIIPVIVFYFCAQKYIVKGIVTGAVK, from the coding sequence ATGACACGGTCACAACGGAATTTCGGGAAAATCATGTACTCCATATTCGTACTTGCCCTTGGTATTCTGTTCATTTATCCACTTTTCATCATGGCCATCAATTCATTCAAGAACCGTGCTGAACTATACATGAATCCGATTGCTCTCCCACATCATGCCCTATGGAAAAACTATGCAGAAGCAGCAAGAAAAATGAGTTTTCTCAACGCATTGGGAAATTCAGTCTTCATTACTGTCATTTCTTTGCTATTCATCATTACGTTTTCCGCCATGTGTGCATGGATGATCACAAGGAAAAATACCAAGCTAAGCCGCTTCCTGTTCTTTCTCTTTGTTGCCACTATGCTCATTCCATTCCAGACACTTATGATGCCACTGGTACAGATGATGAAATGGTCAAAGCAATTCCTTGGACTCCGTGTATTGAACACATACCGAGGCATCATTTTCATGTACATAGGATTCGGTATGTCCCTGGCAGTTTTTCTCTATAGCGGTTTCGTCAAGACCATTCCCGTTTCCCTGGAAGAAGCAGCAACCATCGATGGTTGTTCCAGTTTTTCCGTATTTTGGAAAATTGTCTTTCCAATGCTCAAGTCAACTACCATCACCGTCATGATCCTCGATATCATCTGGATATGGAATGATTACCTCCTGCCTTCCCTGGTGCTGAATGACAAAGCTTTGAGAACCATTCCTCTTTCCACAAGTTCATTTTTCGGTGTCTTTACCATCCAATGGAACGAAGCCATGGCAGGTTTGACCATGACCATCATCCCTGTCATCGTGTTCTACTTCTGTGCACAGAAATACATCGTAAAAGGCATCGTTACCGGAGCTGTGAAATGA